The sequence TGGGCAAGCAATTACGTTTGTAGCGTGACCTTCAAAGCGCAAGGCAATGCATCTGGCCAAGCTTTCTGGTGCCTGGCTTGGGATGCGTTGACAGCCCGAGCCATGGGATAAGAAGGTGCCTTCCTATTTCGCTTATGAGGAGCTCGTCTTTAATACTAAACAACCATCCCTTAACGTCATGTGGAACCATAGCAACGGCGGGGGTGTATCCATTTTTGCGTTTTTATTATTTTCTAGCGAGAATCTGCAGAGATAAGGATGATTCGATATGAAAAGGAAAACACAACTCGGTGAAGATCACGCAACAAAACGAAGAATTTATCCGCCTCTATGCCAAGGAAGAATCGCGGCTGAGGCGGTATGTATCGTCGTTGATGGCGGTCTCGGCCGATGTTGACGATGTCATGCAAGAGACGGCGATTGCGCTAATGCGGAAATTCGATCAGTACGATTCGGCGCATCCTTTTTTCAATTGGGCGTGTCGCTTTGCGTTGTACGAAGTCTTGCAGCACCGCAAACGCTCGAAGACGCAACAGCGTCACTTTTCGGATGAAGTGGTTGAGGCGATCGCCGTCGAATATCAACAGAACACTCGCCAGATCGAAGAAAACAAACAGGCCTTAGCCACGTGTATGGGCAAATTGAACGAACAGGATCGCCGCCTCGTCGAACTGCGTTACTTCAGTGAAGAAACGGTCGAGAACCTGGCGAAGCGAATCGAAGAACCGGTCGCCCGCTTGTATCGCAATCTGGCCAGGATTCGCTACGTGCTGGCCTCGTGCGTTCGTAAGGCCAGTTCCTCGGAGGGCAACGTATGAGCGGCAAACAACCATTGCCCCGTGAACGTGAGCTAGGAGACCTGATTGCTGCCCTGATCGATGGTTCGATTACGGACGATCAATTCACCTTGCTCGATCAACACTTGACTAGCGATCCGGCAGCTCGACGTTTGTATCTTGAATACCTGCAAGTTCACGAAGACCTTCCCGACGTGGCTTTTCATCTAGGCAATCTTGCCGAGAGCGAACTGGCGGAACCAGCCACGGCATCTTCCGCTTCCGCCAAAGGCCCGCCAAAGATAACGAACTGGCAGACAGGCTTGGCAATTGCGCTGCTGTTGCCGCTGACGCTCTTAACAGGGATGTTCGTTTCACACCGAGACAAGCCGGTTGCCTTCAACCAGCAACCACGTGCCCCGCAAGCCCCGATTTCTCCGACCTCAGGCGTTCGTTTCTCTAGCATGGCTCGGGCCAAGTTTTTTGGAGAACTTCCGCCAGCGATTGACGCTACGCCAATCCCCAAACGCGATTACATACTGATCGAAGGGCAAGTCGAGCTAAAGTTTCCGCGCGGGGCGAAGGCCATTATCGAAGGGCCAGCCGTGTTTCGCGTGCTTACCGGCGAACGAATGGCAATCGATGTCGGACGCTGTAGTGTCCATGCTCCGGATGGCGCAGAAGGCTTTCAGGTCGATACGCCTGACGTAAATATTGTCGACCGTGGCACCCGTTTCTCGGTCGATGTGCTTGAATCGAATGTCACCGATGTTCAAGTTGTAGAAGGTGCTGCGGATGTCTATCGGAAACGAGAGTCGAACAACGATGCCGAGCAAGATTTTCAATTGCGGTTAAAGCCTGCCGACGCCTGGAGATTTTCCTTTCCCGATCCTTCCTCGCCCAAACCGTTGTCGTTCAATCCCAATCACTACCAGTCCCACTTGCCTGATCGAATCATCTCTTACGAAGCAAGCACGAACCATTCCGGCAGTGCCGAGAATCTGCAAAGCATCACGGTTCAGCGTGGCGGCAAGACCTATCAATTCCCGGTGGAAGACCTGATTCCCTCGCACGTGACTTGGTTTCACGCGCAGACGAGTCACGGCTATTTAATTGGCGAGAGAAAGCTTCCCCAGCACTACGCCGATTTTGCCCGTGACCAAAGCATTCGCACTGGCGTCATCAACATTGGCGGCAGCCGTCAGCCGTTGACCTCGAATCCCGATCTAACTATCGACGAAAGTACCGGTGAGTTCGGCACGCCAGGCATGGCAGTCCAGTTCGCGCGTCCGGTGCGTAATGGACCAGGGGCGGATGTGGTGTTCTGCGAGTTGCAAACGTTTTCCAATCCACTACAAGGTGACGCATTCCATATTAGCCCTTTGAAGTTTGAGCCAGGACTTCATTCCCATACCATCACCTCGTATGACCTCACACTCGAATCCCCCGAATCGTTGGAAGTTCAACAGTTGTATATTTACCGCTTTGAAGAGCTTCCTCGGTCGCTAGATCAATTGCAAACCTTTCATCATACCCCCATCGCCGATTCGACGAAGTTTCGCGCTATCGCCGTGGGGATTGATCTATCTGATTTAGGTTATCCAGAAGGTGCACTGGTAGACGGTTTGTTCTTCCAAGATGCCCTCGACGACGACCACATCGTTGATCCCACCTTTATCGCTGGCTTCCCCGACGTTCTATCCGACGATCCCCCTACGGCTCCCTAATTCATTTTGTTCTCCTCCCAAGATCATTGCCAACGGCTTGTTGGCTGGCGACTTACCTTTCATCAGCTGCCGAAGTTGGCTTTCCTTTCTTCACGTAATCTTACTTTCCTTTCTATTCCTGCTGAGGCTCCTCACCATGCATCACAAGTTGTCTCCCTCCTCTCGTCTCGGTTTTACCCTGGTAGAACTGTTAGTCGTGATCGCTATTATCGGCGTTCTCATTGCCTTGCTGCTGCCAGCAGTGCAACAGGCCCGCGAAGCCGCGCGGCGCATGCAGTGTTCTAACAACCTCAAGCAAATGGGGTTGGCTTGTCACAACTATATGGATACCAACCAAGGCAAACTTCCTCCTGGAACCTACTACAAGCTGAAATCGGGGCAATGGGATTCGCACGGCTGGGCGGTAGCAATCCTTCCCTTCATCGAACAAAACGCCCTGTACGATGCGTACAACTTC comes from Bremerella cremea and encodes:
- a CDS encoding sigma-70 family RNA polymerase sigma factor — encoded protein: MKITQQNEEFIRLYAKEESRLRRYVSSLMAVSADVDDVMQETAIALMRKFDQYDSAHPFFNWACRFALYEVLQHRKRSKTQQRHFSDEVVEAIAVEYQQNTRQIEENKQALATCMGKLNEQDRRLVELRYFSEETVENLAKRIEEPVARLYRNLARIRYVLASCVRKASSSEGNV
- a CDS encoding FecR domain-containing protein — translated: MSGKQPLPRERELGDLIAALIDGSITDDQFTLLDQHLTSDPAARRLYLEYLQVHEDLPDVAFHLGNLAESELAEPATASSASAKGPPKITNWQTGLAIALLLPLTLLTGMFVSHRDKPVAFNQQPRAPQAPISPTSGVRFSSMARAKFFGELPPAIDATPIPKRDYILIEGQVELKFPRGAKAIIEGPAVFRVLTGERMAIDVGRCSVHAPDGAEGFQVDTPDVNIVDRGTRFSVDVLESNVTDVQVVEGAADVYRKRESNNDAEQDFQLRLKPADAWRFSFPDPSSPKPLSFNPNHYQSHLPDRIISYEASTNHSGSAENLQSITVQRGGKTYQFPVEDLIPSHVTWFHAQTSHGYLIGERKLPQHYADFARDQSIRTGVINIGGSRQPLTSNPDLTIDESTGEFGTPGMAVQFARPVRNGPGADVVFCELQTFSNPLQGDAFHISPLKFEPGLHSHTITSYDLTLESPESLEVQQLYIYRFEELPRSLDQLQTFHHTPIADSTKFRAIAVGIDLSDLGYPEGALVDGLFFQDALDDDHIVDPTFIAGFPDVLSDDPPTAP